A section of the Camelus ferus isolate YT-003-E chromosome 33, BCGSAC_Cfer_1.0, whole genome shotgun sequence genome encodes:
- the IL18 gene encoding interleukin-18 isoform X4 translates to MAVQPIEDNCMSFVEMRFINNTLYFVAENDGLESDYFGKLEPKLSIIRNLNDQVLFINQGNLPVFEDMPDSDCSDNAPQTLFIINVYRDSLIRGVAVTISVRCRKTYTLSCKDKIVSFKEMSPPDNIDDEGNDIIFFQRSVPGHDDKIQFESSFYKGYFLACKKENDFFKLILKEKEDFGDKAIMFTVQDKN, encoded by the exons ATGGCTGTTCAACCAATAGAAGACAATTGCATGAGCTTTGTGGAAATGAGATTTATTAACAATACGCTTTACTTTGTAG ctGAAAATGATG GCCTGGAATCAGATTACTTTGGCAAGCTTGAACCTAAACTCTCAATCATACGAAATTTGAACGACCAAGTTCTCTTCATAAACCAAGGAAATCTACCCGTGTTTGAGGATATGCCTGATTCTGACtgttcag ATAATGCACCTCAGACTCTGTTTATCATTAATGTGTACAGAGACAGCCTCATTAGAGGTGTGGCAGTAACCATCTCTGTGAGGTGTAGGAAAACTTACACTCTCTCCTGTAAGGACAAAATTGTTTCCTTTAAG gaaATGAGCCCTCCTGATAATATTGATGATGAAGGAAATGACATCATATTCTTTCAGAGAAGTGTTCCAGGACATGATGATAAGATACAGTTTGagtcttcattttacaaaggGTACTTTCTAGCTTGTAAAAAAGAGAATGACTTTTTCAAactcattttgaaagaaaaggaggacTTTGGAGATAAAGCTATAATGTTTACTGTTCAAGACAAGAACTAG
- the IL18 gene encoding interleukin-18 isoform X3, whose translation MAVQPIEDNCMSFVEMRFINNTLYFVAENDEGLESDYFGKLEPKLSIIRNLNDQVLFINQGNLPVFEDMPDSDCSDNAPQTLFIINVYRDSLIRGVAVTISVRCRKTYTLSCKDKIVSFKEMSPPDNIDDEGNDIIFFQRSVPGHDDKIQFESSFYKGYFLACKKENDFFKLILKEKEDFGDKAIMFTVQDKN comes from the exons ATGGCTGTTCAACCAATAGAAGACAATTGCATGAGCTTTGTGGAAATGAGATTTATTAACAATACGCTTTACTTTGTAG ctGAAAATGATG AAGGCCTGGAATCAGATTACTTTGGCAAGCTTGAACCTAAACTCTCAATCATACGAAATTTGAACGACCAAGTTCTCTTCATAAACCAAGGAAATCTACCCGTGTTTGAGGATATGCCTGATTCTGACtgttcag ATAATGCACCTCAGACTCTGTTTATCATTAATGTGTACAGAGACAGCCTCATTAGAGGTGTGGCAGTAACCATCTCTGTGAGGTGTAGGAAAACTTACACTCTCTCCTGTAAGGACAAAATTGTTTCCTTTAAG gaaATGAGCCCTCCTGATAATATTGATGATGAAGGAAATGACATCATATTCTTTCAGAGAAGTGTTCCAGGACATGATGATAAGATACAGTTTGagtcttcattttacaaaggGTACTTTCTAGCTTGTAAAAAAGAGAATGACTTTTTCAAactcattttgaaagaaaaggaggacTTTGGAGATAAAGCTATAATGTTTACTGTTCAAGACAAGAACTAG